Genomic DNA from Lactuca sativa cultivar Salinas chromosome 8, Lsat_Salinas_v11, whole genome shotgun sequence:
catgaatagatttggtgataCATACTTGATCAATTTCATTGACGACTTTTATTCGTTATTGTTGAAACCTAAGATTTGCTCAAATTGTTTCACAGTAAAGATTAAAATACAACTTAGTGAGATCATCATTAACCTTTTGTTGTGataaagaaaatgatttttgtaaACAAAGTCTTCTTGGAACATTTTAGGAGTTGTGGAATTGATTCACAACTCATTCTAACAAAGACACTCACTTGTCATTAGTATGATTCTTGTGGCACAGGATCACCTATTGAATCTGTCTCTTTGCAGTCTAGCGTATGATGTTTTAAAAGAACTATTTACTTTATGAAATTTCAGAATTATGCTCACTGCAACAAACATATATTGAACATATATATTCTCCAACCAAACAAGTAAATTAGATTCTTATATTAGGCTAATGATGAAATGGTTTATGCTTATCTAAAAGGAATAGAGTTATAGACCTTATGTTAAACAATAAGCTCAACCACTCTGGCATCTACTAATTGCATTTATGTAGAATATCCTAaatgattatttaggatgaagtTTCTACTAATCGTACTAATTTTCAGTCCATAAGACAAGTGATTAGAAGTTCTTTTTCTAAGTGGGAGCTATatggaactttaagagcttaatAACCGTAAACTAAATGCATAATAGTTTGGAATTAGCAAATTTCAATTGTTTTTGAATTTGCTCAATGGTTGACCAGAAACTAATAAAACACATATAGATGCATTCATGTATGATcatcaagtatgggcttgattaatcttccttGATATATTTTGACTATAAAGAACAAGTGAGTTTTCAAGGAAGAAAACATACATGATTGAAAATCTTACAAGATTTAAGCtaacatctcaaagtaagaatcttctTTCTGATAGGATAATTACATAGTAtgatttaattataaatcaaGATGACTGTTGTGTTTTTccacaaagctagtgggagcacagtAACATTCCTAATGTTATATGTAGTCAACATATTAATTCATGGAATAAGGAGTCATCTTGTCAAATACCAtatgacatgattttgagcaaAATCCTAGTGAAAATGTTTTTGAACTAGATAATATGATTGTATTCCGTATGCTGATGCAattggattaatcatatatgtcatgattatgcataaagGCCAAATAAGTCGTATGCTTAGAGCATGACGGATAATAGCAATATAATCCGAGAACAAGTCATTGTGTGACTTATATGAATATTCCAAAGTACTTGCGAGAAATAGAGAAATATTCCTAGTCTACGGAGTATTTGAAAGAAAGTTATGTTTAAGGTTGTTACACATgtgctaaattttcaaatagattgagatgactcTCAGTCACAATCGGGCATGTACTCATTATGAATGAAGAGATAGTTACATGGATAGTGGTtccatgtagattttaattaCAGTTACACATCAGAGTTAGAGTACCTCGTGGTTTGGAGAACCACGTACAAAGATGTTGAATGTATAGTTCATTATGACTATGAGTAATCCCATTACGCAAGTATTGGCATCTAAGTCATATTCAAGCATCTAATTCATTCTCAAtagtttttctttatatataagttatatataaaactaaaaatgattaTACTCTCAAAGTTTATACAAATCATGGTTCTTAAATCTACTTAACAAAGCTActtcattagctaaagcatgaaagtcaAGTTGGTGCTATAGGGCACACATTGTTAATACAAGTAGATGTATTTGATTGATATTTAGtattttggatattggaacaataaagcaacatatattgtaatgaatgatatattggatatgagtatttcattaaataattgttgtgttttatattaacatgtttaaatcctcaaataactaggttattctaaatATCCATAGTCTTTCATAGTTGTGGCAGcatctatgaggtaagactaatatgagtggATTGGTGGATTCTTATAGAGATGAGAATGACAAAGAGCTGCTACCAACTTCATAGATGCTTGATTAGGAGACTAAGTATTAGACTTGACCCGCATCAAAACCACTTAATGGATCGTAGTCAAGAGTGATGTTTTGACCAAGGTTGTATCTTTTAATCTtagacctgagatacatatttgggacttgaagTTTAGGGATTCTTGTGCTTAGATATGGTTTAACTTTGTTTCGTAAAAAGCAGTCATAAGGACCatcgttgggtatgacatgaactGCATTGATAGGCGTATGTAGTCTAGATGATCTTTGTATTCTTAGACAtgagatacatatttgggacttgagGTACAGGAATTGTTGTGATTTGACATGGTTTACCGTTGTTTCGTAAAAGGCAGTCATAAGGGCCATCGTTGGGTATGGCATGAACTACATTGATGGGCATaagtagtcaagatgggatttgtcccTCTTATTTGTTGAGAGCATGACATCTAAGGCTTTAGTTAAAGTTGAACACTAAATGAAATCGATCGTGATCCATATCtaatgttcaacatgatgtttaaGACAAATGAATAATTGATACCATACCTTTAGTAACAATTGCAGCTTAGAGCTCCTGGAATTGGCTGTTGACGAGATGGCACCCTTCAATCCATCGCCTAACAATCCCAACAATCCAACACCAAAATCCGATAGAATTGTTGGATCTATATGTCCAAGAATCATTATGGAGAGATATTGTTAATAATATATAgtcctatagggtcacacatttatcaagttggcacattttgtatatttattattaatatgattattaataaataatgtcAACTATTGTATTATAATTAGCAATAATtatggttttgtgaaaataataataaaagagtattactacttattatttcatatggtataaaTTAATAAGTAATGCAaaacattttggactagttggattcttttgtcttttacctaaagacaatatttatattttataaacttagagtttataaaaaataaaagaatcttTCTTATAAAATAAGCATGGGCCGAAAGCATGATGAaggtatgggaggttgcttgtcaaccttCCACCTTTTATCTCCCATGCTTCTAAAGCTACCATtattttagattattttaatgGTAAAGCCTTACCTCTCATGGACTATATAAGAGTGTCTTGTGTGAGAAATGTGCAagttttcatcttcttcttcccttGTTTTCTCTCTAAAACCGTGAGCATGAAGAAGCGTCAAACCTTTGAAGTTTGGTGCTTTACTTTGGTGTTTAGAAGCTCACTTGAGTTGTTCCCTTTAGTGGTtaattgagttaagcacttaaaggctttagacactcaagaatacaagaaggaactaacattccaagtgccttactcttgatggtggatacttgtagagaagatcatacACTTTCATAttttgttatcttcatcaacaccccaaaaccaagtgggttcaaaggcttcaatggttatctctaaaacatcttatggttttttttatttcattataagctctataaatggatccatgatggtGTGATATagttatgaactaaaaataaactttttatttttaaagtcttccgttgccgtttttatgaaaaaacaaacttttatctCGTATCAAAACCTAACAAGAATAAAAACCAATGTTTCGAGTTCAAGTGAGCCATCTAGAAACATATTTGCCTTTGATCTATCCTAAGCGGTTTTTCTTCTCCAACGTGATGCCCCCTTTCAATCTCCTCCACATTTTCAATACCAAAATGTTAGACAATACTACCACGTGCAAGTACCAAATGTTAATCCAAATATGTTAAACAACTTTCTCGTTTCTCCCGATCAATTTGCACTAAATCAACCCCAAAGCTAAACCTCACTCTATCAGTCTCAAATCAAAAACTAAACCCCACATTTtcactcacaaccccaaaccataGCCTTGATGATTCAGACGAAGAACTTGTACGAGAAACTACCCCTACTCCCTCACCCCAGAACATAGCAAAGGAAAACAACCAGTGCAAGAGAAGACAAAGCAGAAGCCTCTAGCATGGAATCCGCAAGAAGAGCTAGTGTTCGGGTTGATGTTTCGGAGGATTCAGAGTAGGGAAATGCATAGCCATATTAACTTTCGCTTCATATTCTTGAAAGATTTCACAAGGAGTTGGGTAAAGATGATGAGTAGTGTACCAAACACAAACTTAATTCAACGTTTTGAGAAATAAGAAAAAATGTTTCAAAAATAAATGAGTTGTACAACAATCTAAAAACCTAAAGGACAAGCGGTCAAGGATGTGAAGAAATTCTTCAAgaggttttgtattttttttcgcGAAGAAACGGGACATACATTCAAGTAACGAGCCTTGGAATGTGTTAATTCTTAGTCCAAGATGGAAATAATATGAAGCTGACTTTATATTAGGAGGAgtacaataaaaagaacaaaaacagGCTCTAGTTGATACACAACTTCTTCTGATGCTCATTGTCGAGCTAGATTTAAATAAGGATGTCGAACTCAGGCTAGAAGAAATTGTTCGACCAATGGGTAGGGACAAAACAAAAAGGAAAGAGAATGGTCTTCTTCCAATGCGTTCGATTCCAGCATGGAAGCAGACAAAAAACGGTAAATAACGGCGACCTTTGATCGATACAATCGAAATTTCGCTAAACGTTTGACATTCGAAATTTCGCTAACAACGACCTTTGATCGATTTAAATGACGATGTGAAATTCTTGACGGAAAAAAACGAACATCTTTCCGGATCGGCTATCGATCTAGTTTTAAAGAAGAAGGAGAATATCATGAAAAAAGATTTTCCTACATCGTTTCGTCCTTTTTAAATGTAGgtcgttttttttaatatttatttatttatacatgtgggtttttttttctgttttcaaATGTTGGTTGTTTTCTAGGTTTTTTTAGTCTtgttttttaatgtattttattCTAAGTAATGaaatatttctatttttattatttttatggttattaatcatttttaaagaattatatttattttttaaattataaaacttaaaattaaattatttttatttaaaaataaaataaaaatgaaaggtAATAAATAGTGACtattttatgtgttttggtgAGTGAGTAGAAAGTTGATATGACTTTGAAATGTGACCGATGAAAGATAGGTACACTTAGTTTAAATTTTAATAGCAAAAAATCTTTAATGATGTGATTTTAttcaattatttaattaaattaaattttgttGATGGTTTTAGACATTTATTTAAATTGAAAATGATTTAAATAACTTTTTGAAGTTTTAACTTGAACATTTTTTAATAGTCTAGTCTATCTGTAAtagaataattatatttttattgcaAAACAAGAGAACATTACAAACATACAATAATTATTCTGATTACACATCattacaaacatacaaaacaaagaTACGCTTCACAAGTAAATCATAATTGCTAAGATTAAAAGAAGGAGATTCAGGGATAAACTTCAATAACAGAGTGATAGCTTGTAATTTGTTTTATAGTGTAACGAGTGAATCCAGCCTCATCAAACATATATGACCACTCTTTTAATGTTCGTTCTTTACCGGTGCTTGTATGAGTCATCATGACCATGTCAAGCATCAATACCACGTCTTCAAAGTCATGGTTTTCTTCAAGTCCAACAATTGACTCTACGATGATCACCTTCCCTGTATCTTGAGGAATAGCCTCTCGACATTTTCTTAGCATGTCAATACATTCGTCGTCTCCCCAATCGTGCAATACTTTCTAAAATATTCAAATATCATCATTTCCGGAACAAGTTAGAAACTCTAACAAATCTAAAGATCAAAATAACATGTATAGATCGTATTATATTCATTAGTAATTAGTAGATAAGCAAATTTTACTAGGGTATTTTCTTTCTTTATTATTTATTGGATTTAAGACATTACTTTAAACCCAATAACATATATATGATTGTCTATGCTCCGTGATGGGTGCAATTCACCCTTTCTTTTCTTATACATACAAgtgtttattttctatttgatAAAGAAAGAAAACAACTCAATCTAAATATTTAAGAAACAAGACTTTCTCCATTAagaatttatttataaatttatgcTCACTTATCTTTTTCCATTTataaaatgtgttttcattgattCAAATATATTTTAAAGATCAATTATCCATGCAATCCTATATATAGAAAGGGAAAACAATTCAAAATAACAGCTCACATAAATTCACTAACCATCAAATAAGCAGCGTCAGCTTTTGGAATATGATCAAACATGTTGCCACCTACGTGTTCTACACCTTTCCATGCAGGAGCCACCGACACAACATGAGGCTGATCGAAATTAATCCCTTTGATCCATGGACAACCCTCAACAATCAATCCTAGAGCCGttccatcaccaccaccaacaTCCACCACCGTCTTCAGCCCCTCAAACACCTCCGGACAACCCTCGATCACCGCCCTCACAGCATTCCGAGCATCACAAGCCATGGCATCGTTAATGAGCTTACTAAGACTAGGATTTGCGGCTGCAAATTTCCATAGATCAACACCATGTGCTGCCTCAAAAGGCGTGTTTTGGCTGCCCAAAACCATAGAACTTAGCTTGTGCCATGGTGCTAACATGACCGGAGTGCTCTCTAAAAGCACCAAATCAGCCATGCTATGTTTTCCATGCCTCGTTAGAAGCCGGGACAAAGGTGTTAGAGCGTATCCAATGGATGTGTCTGATATGGGCTTTTCTTGAAATATCTTGTACTGGATCAAGAACCTCATGATTCTATATAACAATGATGATGAACACCCGAGCTCGGATGCAAGCTCGGCAAGTGTCATCGGGGTGTCATGTTTTTGGAGAATATCAGGTATCCTGAGCTCAATGGCACACTTAACCACAGCCATTGGAGTGAAACCCAAAACATATTTCCATATTTCTTTTaccgctgcttcttcttctttggaATTAATTTCTGAAGACATTTTGTTCTCAAATTGAATGAATAAATGTGAGGATCATGGTTCCTTTAAATAGCAAAAAATGTTGCACTGTGTGatatgtttcatttttttttttttaaattgaaaagTTTATTATCATTATTAAAGTTGTGTGCCACTAATAATGGCCCACTGGTATATTTCCATATACTCGGTTATTATGACAGATTTATAATAGCAAAAAAATTAACGACATTTACTAATAATATAACGTTATCATTTTGTTAAAATGAAATTATCAATACTAACAATCAGGACCCATTTATCAAATTAAGTTATCAATACTATCAATACTAACAATTAGGACCCATCAACTGCATCCCCTGCTTCATCTTCTATCTCTATCTGCTCCACATATTTCAACCGACTCTTCAAAGGAACCAATCTTTTACCACCATTTCTCCTTCTTCTCTGTCACCTACAACAACCTCCCGACCTTCTCCACCACCATTATCACCATCAGTTCGAGTCACCACCCTCCAAAAACCCTAGTTGTCGCCACCGTCCTCGTTGACAACGGCCACATGATCGACACTCACCGCCGCCACCACCGATTACCTTTTGTTCACCTCTCTGCCTGCcgttctctctttctctcactcaCCACCGAATAATTCACAATCATGTGGTGATGCGCCGGGATTACTTGATTTGCAAGAAAAGAGAGGCCATACAACATCGGAACTGTAGCTAGAATTGGAAAAACTAACCATATTTTCTCATTGAAATGTTTTTGGCCAATGAATATTCTGGACGCGTGTGTTTGACAATTCAATTACTAATCCTGATTAATAATTTATCAATGGAAGACATAAGAAAGCCTCAACGACACAGATCAATCGAGTTATAAAGATAGTTCAAGAAAATGGTGATGTTTTCGACAACATATGGAACAAGGTATGCTTAAATGTTTTAATTTTCAATGTCATAGGTCTTGAAACGATGATTGCCAAGGAGGTTATTGGAAGGTTAAAGAATCATAAAGAAAGGTGTGTAGTCATAGTTACAATGATGAAATAATATTGTTACTAACTCGCCTAGAGTACGTCGAGAACGTCAGAGAAACTAGACCAGAAAGGGGGTGGAAAGTTCACTGAAAGAAACTTCTGACAAAGTGAATCTAACACCAAGAGGTTGAGGATGAAGTACAGTTACAATAACGTGGAAGCCGTCCTCATGGCAGTCCCCTATATTAGAagatagggataatgacttgagaggGTAACATACTTTTGATTTTGATCACATTTGGTCACTGAACTTTTTTTCGTGCTCTATTAACCCTTTAACTTGTTGATTTGTGCAAATTTTCCCCTTCTGACCGGGTTTAGCCGGTTTCAATGAATTTATTGATCCTACGTGTATTTTTTATCTTACGTGGCGAAAGAGGTGGCATGTAGGCCCTAATTTTTCGTCTCCATCTCATTAAACCACACCCCTCGTTAAACCACACTCCGAAGTCTCATTTGGTCCTTAAACTCGACTAGGTCACCAAATTCTCCATCGATCATTCATCTCCTTCAACCGTTCTATGGCATCATCTCCAAATCCTACTGATCAGAACTTCATTGTAGTGAATTTCCACTACAATGGTCAGTTTGCACCCAATCCCTTAGTTTACTTTGATCCCGACAGAGCATCAGTGCGAGATGTTGACTTCAGTGGGTTTGGGTATGAGCAATTCATGGAATTCCTTCACAAGCTCACCAAATCGAGAAGCAAAGACATCTATTTCTGCCTTCCACAAGAGTCTTTAGGTCTTGGAATTCATACATTGGTGAACGACGGTGATTACAAGGAATTTTTGGATTTGGCGTATGCTAATGACAAGAGAATGAATGTATATGTGGATCACCATAATGAACCTATCTTCGACTGGATTGAGGCTGAGGAAAGTGAAAGTGAAAACGAAGACTTAGATGAAGATGAGGATTCAGTTATTCAAGATTCATATTTTGTTGATCATGAAGAAGATGATGCTACTTATCCATTTCCAGCAAACAAAACTGCACGTGATAGATTTTTAAACATCCTTTGTGAACCTATAGAGAGTGAAGATCAAGATGATGAATACGTGCCACCCCAGTACCCTGTGTATGATGAGAGACAGCCATGGGATCAGATGAAACCAATGATAGGTATGCGATTTTGTAACCCTACTGAGCTTAAACATATGTTAAGCAATTATGCAGTTGCTAATGGGTATGATCTATGGTTTGAAAAAAATGACTCTGATAGATTGTTAGTGAAATGTTGCAAAAAGAATAAGTCACCATCTTGCCCTTTCAGACTATGGGCCTCCTGGATGGgtaaagaaaagacttttcaGATCAAATCTCTAGTGAATGAACATAATTGTTGTAGGGTGTTTAAGTTTGGGTCAATTGTAACTTATAGATGGATAGGGAAACATTTTATGAGTCAAATTATAGAGAACCCAAAAATGAGTGCAAGGAAGATGAAAGCTAAAGTGTCAACAACATTCAACATAAATGTGAGTGTGGGGCAATGCAGAAATGCAAAGAAATTTGCATTACAAGAGATTGAAGGAAGTTTAATTGAACATTATGGGAGATTGTGGTCATATGGTGAGGAAATTATCAGGTCAAATCCTGGGTCTACTGTGAGATTGGATGTAGACATCATGCCAGATTCCACAACTTTGTTTTCTAAGTTTTATGTGTGTTTCAAAGCTGTAAGGGATGGTTGGTTAGAAGGGTGCAGGCCTGTAATTGGGCTTGATGGTTGCTTTTTAAAGGGTATAGTTAGAGGAGAAGTTATTTCAGCTGTTGGGAGAGATGCAAACAACCACATCTACCCTTTAGCATGGGCTGTGGTATGTGTTGAGAATAAAGAAACATGGAAGTGGTTCATAGATTTGCTTATGGAAGACATTAATGGTGGTCTTGGTGCAGGCATTACCCTTCTTTCTGATGGACACAAGGTTAGTACTAGGTCATTTTTATGCTTCATTTTTATGCTTTTTCACTCATAATGATGTTGTGATTTGTAGGGGTTATTACAAGCAGTTAAGGAAAGATGTCCAGAAGCTGAACATAGACAATGTGCTAGACACATTCTGGCCAATTTTAATAAAAGGTTTACTGGTcaacaatacataaagttattttggagGGCTGTAAGGGCTAGTACTGTGGAGAAGCTCAGAGGTATAATGGAGAAGATCAAATCTATTGATACTCATGCTTATGATTACCTTATAGACAGAGATCCTACTACCTGGTCTAAGGCATTCTTTCAAGAAGGAAGAGACTGTGATGCAGTGGAGAATGGGGTCAGTGAGAGTTTCAATTCTGCTATTAGGCATGCTAGAAGGAGACCTATAATCACTATGCTGGAGGAGATTAGGTTATTTGTGATGGAAAGGATATACACTCAAAGAGTTGAAGGAATGGAATGGGATTTGCTTATATGTCCAGCTATTAGGAAGCGTATAGAAGAGCTGAAGGTTAAACAGAGGTAATTATTTTACTTTAATATGCTTATGTTAATTATGAGGATGTGTTATTGATTCACTGATGTTAATATGCTTAAACAGATTGTGGGGAGTTACTCCTTGTGGTTATCAAAAGTATGAGGTTAGATTCACTGATGTTGCATATGGAGTGGATCTAATTGCAAAGAAGTGTGCCTGTAGAATATGGCAACTTACAGGGATACCATGCTTACATGGAGTGGCAGCAATATCTTACTTGAATCATGATGCTGAGGCATATGTGTCCCAATCATATACTACTGAGGCTTACCTAAAATGCTACAAATATAGCATTAATCCTCTCAATAGTAGTGAAATGTGGCCAGATGTTCCATACCATAAGCCTTTGCCTCCCAAAAGAAGAAGATTACCTGGTAGGCCATCTGTGAAAAGGAAGAGGGATGCAATTGAACGAGAGTTGAGTGGATCAAGTAGACAAACTGTCTCAAGAAGGGGTAGCATAATAAAGTGTGGTATTTGTAAGGAACCAGGTCACAACAAGAAAAAGTGTCCATCTAACCAACAAAGCAATACATCAGGTGAatatttttaaaaacattacatCATTTGAACAAAGAATTgacattttaatttttgtttgcaGTACCAAGTTCATCCAGGGGCAGTGGAGCAGACCCAAGTTTATCCAGGGGCAATGAAGGACCACCACCACCTGCAGCCCAAcaacctcctccaccaccacctgcagCCCAAcaacctcctccaccaccacctgcagCCCCCATGCCAAGAAGAAGGGTCCCAGTTAGTAGAAGTGGAAGGAGGAAATATTCTGAACGGATTATCAAACAAGCATTAAGGAGGCAGATACCTGGGGTTGGGAGTAATGCAGATAACCCTTCAGTTATTGATTAATTTAGTGGGTGTGTAGTGGGTGTAAGGCAGTTGTGATGTAAAGACAAAGTAGTAGTCTTTTTATTATGCTTTTCTATGGTACTATCAAGTAGGTGTATGGGCACATGGTGGCCCTTCTTTTGTCTATGCAGGAATCTTTTGTGTTACCTAGAAACTACTTTTGTGTATGCAGACAAAAACTTATATAACTGTAGAATATTAATGGCGTATTACAATGAATCCAACCACCACATTCActtacttttttttattatatgtatttgttatatgtatgctagtttgtgattccattccagtcaaaactaattctttatatgcatgctacTTTGTGATTCTATTTCAGTCAAAATCAAATATGTATTcattgtgattccattccaatcaAAGTTAATATGTATGCAGTTAATATGTATGCTTCTTTATCCTTATGATTCCATTCCAGTCAAAAATATTTCTTGGTGATTCCATTCCAGTCAAAGTTACTTCATTCCATtctttgtgattccattccaatcaAAGTTAATATGTATGCAGTTAATATGTATGCTTCTTTATAATTAAATTTTCCATTACAATCAATGTTACTTCATTCCATTCCAACAAGAAGTTAAGATAACAACTctattctattcaaacaacatcTTTCAATACATCATGTGACTTCATTTCATCATATACACGATGATCAGAAAAAGAAATCCAATGGTAAACTTATATAGTTTCTCCTTCATTGCAATGGCATCAGAGTACTTTTCCTTCTTCATCTGTTCCATGTCTTCCTTCACCTTCTCTACTTCGGTCT
This window encodes:
- the LOC111914972 gene encoding acetylserotonin O-methyltransferase encodes the protein FENKMSSEINSKEEEAAVKEIWKYVLGFTPMAVVKCAIELRIPDILQKHDTPMTLAELASELGCSSSLLYRIMRFLIQYKIFQEKPISDTSIGYALTPLSRLLTRHGKHSMADLVLLESTPVMLAPWHKLSSMVLGSQNTPFEAAHGVDLWKFAAANPSLSKLINDAMACDARNAVRAVIEGCPEVFEGLKTVVDVGGGDGTALGLIVEGCPWIKGINFDQPHVVSVAPAWKGVEHVGGNMFDHIPKADAAYLMKVLHDWGDDECIDMLRKCREAIPQDTGKVIIVESIVGLEENHDFEDVVLMLDMVMMTHTSTGKERTLKEWSYMFDEAGFTRYTIKQITSYHSVIEVYP